From Sediminibacterium sp. TEGAF015, a single genomic window includes:
- a CDS encoding DUF885 domain-containing protein, producing MKKQILTIGFVAFATATNILGTAVASFAQVSANEWVPCQEMPALIQRFNADSRVLNRYYSPALNNARGGGADWSIGSPEKNERLQKLIKDYQAQLTAINFKNLSQECKADYILFKRDLASRLEQLQLDVANLQKVKQWIGFTDKIYALEQVRRRGGQPDAKGVAKEWNDIVSEVKQLQDQLKKVNSIDPDEVAAATAAITNARNAVQSIFEFYNGYDPLFSWWVPVTQKSLDESLNAYANAFKAKANSSLSASDKSGIVGVQAGRESLIRQLKHEMIPYTPEELIEIANKEFAWCEAEMLKASKEMGFGNDWKAALEKVKNTYVPEGKQPELILRLYNESIDFLKKNQLITIPPLAEETWGMMMMTPERQLVAPFFLGGADILISYPTNTMTYPDKMMSMRGNNPHFSKAVVHHELIAGHNLQQFVNQRNRTYRNFGTPFWSEGWALYWELILWDMQFAKTPEDRIGMLFWHMHRCARIIFSLNYHTSKWTPQQCIDFLVDKVGHERANAEGEVRRSFTGGYPPLYQLAYLTGGRQFYALKKELVDTKKMSYKEFHDQVMKLNAMPVEMVRAILTKQPLTEDFATNWRFYEKQ from the coding sequence ATGAAAAAACAAATATTGACTATTGGTTTTGTGGCATTTGCTACCGCCACTAATATTCTTGGAACAGCTGTTGCTTCATTTGCACAGGTTTCGGCAAATGAATGGGTGCCTTGTCAAGAAATGCCCGCGTTGATTCAACGATTCAATGCAGACAGCAGAGTCCTGAACCGCTATTATAGTCCAGCCCTGAACAATGCCCGCGGCGGTGGTGCTGACTGGAGTATTGGCTCCCCCGAAAAAAATGAAAGATTACAAAAACTGATAAAAGATTATCAGGCACAATTGACTGCCATCAATTTTAAAAACCTTTCACAGGAATGTAAGGCGGATTATATTTTATTTAAGCGGGATTTAGCAAGCCGATTAGAACAGTTGCAATTGGATGTGGCCAACTTGCAAAAAGTGAAACAGTGGATTGGTTTTACGGATAAAATATATGCGCTTGAGCAAGTGAGAAGAAGAGGAGGACAGCCTGATGCAAAAGGGGTAGCCAAAGAGTGGAACGATATTGTATCGGAGGTAAAGCAATTGCAGGATCAGTTAAAAAAAGTAAATAGTATTGATCCGGATGAAGTGGCTGCAGCAACCGCTGCTATTACGAATGCACGTAATGCAGTGCAAAGTATTTTTGAATTTTACAATGGCTATGATCCTTTGTTTAGCTGGTGGGTTCCGGTAACACAGAAGTCATTGGATGAAAGTTTGAATGCGTATGCCAATGCTTTTAAAGCCAAGGCCAACAGCAGTTTATCTGCTTCTGATAAAAGTGGAATTGTGGGTGTGCAGGCAGGAAGAGAATCCTTAATTAGACAGTTGAAGCATGAAATGATTCCATACACACCAGAAGAATTGATTGAGATTGCGAATAAGGAATTTGCCTGGTGCGAGGCAGAAATGCTGAAAGCTTCTAAAGAAATGGGTTTTGGAAATGACTGGAAAGCAGCATTGGAAAAAGTGAAGAATACTTATGTACCCGAAGGCAAACAACCGGAACTGATTTTGCGTTTATACAATGAGAGCATTGATTTCTTAAAGAAGAATCAGTTGATTACCATTCCGCCATTGGCAGAAGAAACTTGGGGCATGATGATGATGACTCCGGAGAGACAACTGGTAGCTCCATTCTTTTTAGGGGGCGCGGACATTCTGATTTCTTATCCCACCAATACCATGACGTATCCCGATAAAATGATGAGTATGCGGGGAAACAATCCACATTTTTCAAAAGCTGTGGTACATCATGAATTAATTGCCGGACACAATCTGCAGCAGTTTGTAAATCAGCGAAACAGAACCTATAGAAATTTTGGAACGCCTTTCTGGTCTGAAGGCTGGGCGTTATACTGGGAATTGATTTTATGGGATATGCAGTTTGCCAAAACACCAGAAGACCGCATTGGTATGTTGTTCTGGCATATGCACCGTTGTGCCAGAATTATTTTCTCTTTGAATTATCATACCAGCAAATGGACCCCACAACAGTGTATCGATTTTCTCGTAGACAAAGTAGGACACGAGCGTGCGAATGCAGAAGGAGAAGTAAGAAGATCATTTACAGGAGGATATCCCCCGCTGTATCAGCTGGCTTACTTAACAGGCGGACGTCAGTTCTATGCCTTGAAAAAAGAGTTGGTAGATACGAAGAAAATGAGCTACAAAGAGTTCCATGACCAGGTCATGAAACTCAATGCTATGCCAGTTGAAATGGTAAGAGCCATATTAACTAAGCAACCACTCACCGAAGATTTTGCTACGAATTGGAGATTCTATGAGAAACAATAA
- a CDS encoding ligand-binding sensor domain-containing protein, whose protein sequence is MLRKIIILICSPLFIKAQNTIGLPETINFSKSQYNGGAQNWDIRQDKQGIIYLANNEGLLTFDGQSWKIHPLPNKSIVRSVLIGNDGRIYVGGQDELGYFQPNTFGKLVFVSLIQNIPEADKNFGDVWDIVPYKNAIYFRTGNRIFRHLSGKTTVFSNGGAYGFLDTVNDQLILQDFKKGLLVLDKNNWIPLSTEKTASGNINGANITAILSVGENKALITTLKNGIYLLNQGQITQINSSNNALFSNERIYSATTINEEWIALATTNGGVYIIDHNGNIVQRFSRTEGLQNNNILSIFLDREKNLWLGLNNGIDLIAYNSAIKNISPQLNEESGYTAIVQDNQLYLGTSNGLFVTILQKAKDISFSRGSFSLVKNTRGQNWNLSQINGKILLGHHEGAFEIIGNTAIPFSTYPGIWNFAPYGTGIIAGNYNGLLQIEGTNQKPVPRFTESSRYVAIDKDKNTWVSHPFHGVFRIDSNWQVSTYGEKQGLPSLLNNHIFFINNKITVGTDKGIYQYNKETNQFEPDGFFLNLLGEKSIRYLKEDKAGNIWFIHEKNIGVVDRTNEQPQVIEIKELSKKMLSGFEMIYTVDENNIFLGGEKGFYHINYKKYKQNTLPLNVQIRSLSIGNNLDSALFEGYFNLLNLPAVQSEERIPSIDYDFNSVSIRFSTTQLYDQTNIEYSFRLKGLENDWSTWGHRTEKDYTNLSPGKYVFEVKARNNLGTESAIAHYTFIIEAPWYRTIWAYTLYAFFLLAGIFGLFTWQKKKFVLQQKQFNEEQNKLVYIHELERSKTEGELAALRNEKLEADLNFKNTELASSAMHLVKKGELLTKIKTELSQITKKIDNEYAITELKKMIKTLSEDEQLDEEWEYFTKHFDKVHSNFIVSLKNIHPNISNNEIKLCAYLRMNLTTKEIAQLMNISVRGVEISRYRLRKKLNLPTEVSLFNYLIGIGGENASGQ, encoded by the coding sequence TTGCTAAGGAAAATCATTATACTTATTTGCTCTCCTCTTTTTATAAAGGCACAAAACACTATTGGCTTACCCGAAACCATTAATTTTTCCAAAAGCCAATACAACGGAGGTGCCCAGAACTGGGACATACGGCAAGACAAACAAGGAATTATTTACCTGGCCAACAATGAAGGATTGTTAACTTTTGATGGCCAATCCTGGAAAATCCACCCTTTACCCAATAAATCCATCGTCCGCTCGGTATTGATAGGTAACGACGGTCGCATCTATGTGGGTGGACAAGATGAACTCGGCTATTTTCAGCCCAATACCTTTGGAAAGCTGGTCTTTGTCTCTTTAATTCAAAATATTCCGGAGGCGGATAAGAATTTTGGGGATGTTTGGGATATTGTTCCCTATAAAAATGCGATTTATTTCAGAACAGGAAACCGGATTTTTCGCCACTTATCTGGAAAAACCACTGTTTTCAGCAATGGTGGTGCCTATGGCTTTTTGGATACGGTTAACGACCAGTTGATTTTACAGGATTTCAAGAAGGGTTTACTGGTACTGGATAAAAACAACTGGATTCCTTTGTCAACTGAAAAAACTGCCTCCGGCAATATCAACGGGGCCAATATCACCGCTATTTTATCTGTTGGTGAAAACAAAGCCCTTATTACTACTTTGAAAAATGGGATTTATCTCCTGAATCAGGGACAGATTACACAAATCAATAGTTCCAACAATGCGTTGTTTTCGAATGAAAGGATTTATAGTGCCACCACCATTAATGAAGAATGGATTGCACTAGCCACCACCAACGGGGGTGTTTATATAATAGACCACAATGGTAATATTGTTCAGCGCTTCTCAAGAACGGAAGGATTACAGAACAACAATATCCTGAGTATTTTTCTGGACAGAGAAAAAAATCTCTGGTTAGGTTTGAACAACGGGATTGATTTAATTGCTTATAACAGTGCCATCAAAAATATTTCACCCCAACTAAACGAAGAATCCGGCTACACGGCTATTGTACAAGACAATCAATTGTACTTAGGTACTTCCAATGGGCTTTTTGTTACCATCCTGCAGAAAGCAAAAGATATCAGTTTCAGCAGAGGAAGTTTTTCGCTGGTAAAAAACACCCGTGGACAGAACTGGAACTTAAGTCAGATTAATGGAAAAATATTATTGGGTCATCATGAAGGAGCATTTGAAATTATAGGGAATACAGCCATTCCTTTTTCTACCTATCCCGGTATTTGGAATTTCGCTCCTTATGGTACAGGAATCATAGCAGGAAATTATAACGGACTCTTACAAATAGAGGGCACAAATCAAAAACCTGTACCCCGATTCACAGAATCTTCCAGGTATGTTGCCATAGATAAAGATAAAAACACCTGGGTTTCTCACCCCTTTCATGGAGTTTTTAGAATTGATTCTAACTGGCAGGTCTCTACATATGGTGAGAAACAAGGATTACCCTCCTTATTAAACAATCATATTTTTTTCATTAACAATAAAATTACGGTTGGTACCGATAAGGGAATTTATCAATACAATAAAGAGACCAATCAATTTGAACCAGATGGTTTCTTCTTGAATTTGTTAGGTGAAAAAAGCATCCGTTATTTAAAAGAAGACAAGGCAGGAAATATCTGGTTTATTCATGAAAAGAACATTGGAGTAGTAGACAGAACAAATGAACAGCCGCAGGTGATTGAAATAAAAGAGCTGAGTAAGAAGATGCTGAGTGGCTTTGAAATGATTTATACAGTAGACGAGAATAATATTTTTCTAGGGGGAGAAAAAGGATTTTATCATATTAACTACAAAAAGTACAAACAGAATACACTTCCGCTGAATGTTCAGATCAGGTCTTTGTCTATTGGTAATAACCTAGACAGCGCTCTGTTTGAAGGATATTTTAATTTACTGAACTTGCCAGCCGTTCAATCAGAAGAACGAATTCCATCAATTGATTATGATTTCAATAGTGTAAGTATTCGCTTTTCTACTACTCAGCTTTATGACCAAACTAATATAGAATATAGTTTCCGGTTAAAGGGTTTAGAAAATGACTGGTCAACCTGGGGACATAGAACCGAAAAAGATTATACAAATTTGTCTCCAGGCAAATATGTTTTTGAAGTAAAGGCGCGAAACAATTTAGGTACTGAATCAGCTATTGCCCATTATACATTTATTATAGAAGCCCCCTGGTACAGAACCATCTGGGCTTATACATTATATGCCTTCTTTTTACTAGCAGGAATTTTTGGACTGTTTACATGGCAGAAGAAAAAATTTGTATTGCAACAGAAACAATTCAATGAAGAGCAAAACAAATTGGTTTATATACACGAGCTGGAGCGGAGCAAAACTGAGGGAGAACTGGCCGCATTAAGAAACGAAAAACTGGAAGCAGACCTGAATTTTAAAAATACTGAACTGGCATCTTCTGCCATGCACCTGGTTAAGAAGGGAGAATTATTAACGAAGATTAAAACAGAACTGAGTCAGATTACTAAAAAGATTGACAACGAATATGCCATCACAGAGTTAAAGAAAATGATTAAAACGCTCAGTGAAGATGAACAGTTAGATGAAGAGTGGGAATATTTTACCAAGCATTTCGATAAAGTTCATAGCAACTTTATTGTATCCTTAAAAAATATTCATCCGAACATAAGCAATAATGAAATAAAACTTTGCGCCTACCTGCGTATGAATTTAACTACCAAAGAAATTGCACAGTTGATGAATATTTCGGTAAGAGGGGTAGAAATCAGCAGGTATCGATTGCGCAAAAAACTAAACCTTCCTACCGAAGTGAGTCTGTTTAATTACCTGATTGGTATTGGAGGGGAGAATGCTTCAGGACAATAA
- a CDS encoding 4-hydroxyproline epimerase yields MAHKKFFCIDAHTCGNPVRLVAGGGPLLEGNSMMERRLHFLREYDWIRKGLMFEPRGHDMMSGSILYPPTDPQNDIGVLYIETSGCLPMCGHGTIGTITIAIEEGLVQPKVPGKLRIETPAGLVLIEYKQTGKKVDSVKLTNVPAFLYATDLKVECSGLGTILVDVAYGGNFYAIVDPQENFPGLEHFTADQLISWSRDCRKYLNDHYSFVHPENEHIKGLSHLLWTGKPMKESSTARNAVFYGDKAIDRSPCGTGTSARMAQWYTKGLLKQGDVFVHESIIGSVFNGTIEGITTVAGKPAIIPGIEGWARITGYNTIIIDDDDPYAHGFQVI; encoded by the coding sequence ATGGCGCATAAAAAATTTTTTTGCATCGATGCACATACCTGTGGTAATCCGGTAAGACTGGTTGCTGGTGGTGGTCCATTGCTGGAAGGTAATTCCATGATGGAAAGAAGATTGCATTTTTTGCGTGAATACGATTGGATCAGAAAGGGGCTAATGTTTGAGCCTCGTGGACATGATATGATGAGTGGGAGTATTTTGTATCCACCAACGGATCCGCAAAATGATATTGGTGTTTTATATATTGAAACCAGTGGTTGCCTGCCAATGTGTGGTCATGGAACGATTGGTACCATTACAATAGCGATTGAAGAAGGATTGGTTCAACCAAAAGTTCCAGGTAAGCTTCGCATAGAAACCCCTGCCGGATTGGTTTTGATAGAATACAAGCAGACAGGAAAAAAGGTAGATTCCGTTAAGCTGACCAATGTGCCTGCTTTTTTATATGCCACTGATTTAAAAGTGGAATGCAGTGGATTAGGCACTATACTAGTGGACGTAGCATACGGTGGAAATTTCTACGCCATTGTAGATCCGCAGGAAAATTTTCCAGGACTGGAACATTTTACAGCCGATCAGCTCATCAGCTGGAGCCGTGATTGCAGAAAATATTTAAATGATCATTACTCATTTGTACACCCTGAGAATGAACATATCAAAGGACTTAGTCATTTACTTTGGACGGGTAAGCCAATGAAAGAAAGCTCTACTGCACGCAATGCCGTTTTTTACGGAGACAAAGCCATTGATCGTTCTCCTTGTGGCACTGGAACTTCGGCAAGAATGGCGCAGTGGTATACAAAGGGTTTGTTGAAACAAGGAGATGTATTTGTGCATGAAAGCATTATTGGATCTGTATTCAACGGCACAATTGAAGGCATAACCACTGTGGCGGGAAAGCCTGCGATTATTCCTGGCATAGAAGGCTGGGCTAGAATTACCGGATACAATACGATTATTATTGATGACGATGATCCCTATGCGCATGGCTTTCAGGTTATCTAA
- a CDS encoding glycosyltransferase family 2 protein has translation MPETVFERIPSTPPVIPPLSPDTKRLQWSVMIPVYNGLPYLEQTLRSVLAQDMGPDIMQIEVVDDVSNEGDVAEIVERVGKGRVAYYRQPINVGNVRNFETCIKRAVGEYVHILHGDDYVEPGFYKAITQLFVDYPEAGAACTDWRAVDDNGKPVWTNEPVGDERGLLKNWHQRIAIRQWLEPPAMVVKRSVYEDLGSFYLVNCSEDWLMWNRIAAKYPVAYHPEVLAKYRNHEANITSASFKNRKNFFDIYNTMLYNIAHLPEHLRVESEKASRKNFSFYFANLAHREYHAKHDKEEAIIIAKDALRFQVNAYSVKSYLKLLFKIATGYK, from the coding sequence ATGCCTGAAACTGTTTTTGAGCGAATTCCTTCTACGCCACCTGTTATTCCTCCGCTTTCTCCTGATACCAAAAGATTGCAATGGTCGGTCATGATTCCTGTATACAATGGTCTGCCCTATCTGGAGCAAACTTTGCGTTCAGTATTGGCACAAGACATGGGTCCAGATATCATGCAAATAGAAGTAGTTGATGATGTGAGTAATGAAGGAGATGTGGCTGAAATTGTAGAAAGGGTTGGTAAAGGAAGAGTTGCTTATTACAGACAGCCGATTAATGTAGGTAATGTCAGGAATTTTGAAACCTGTATTAAAAGAGCTGTTGGCGAGTATGTCCATATACTCCATGGGGACGATTATGTAGAACCAGGTTTCTATAAAGCGATTACTCAACTGTTTGTAGATTATCCAGAAGCTGGCGCAGCCTGTACAGACTGGAGAGCGGTAGATGACAATGGCAAACCAGTGTGGACCAATGAGCCAGTTGGAGATGAAAGAGGGTTGTTGAAAAACTGGCATCAGCGTATCGCTATCAGGCAGTGGCTGGAACCACCGGCGATGGTGGTAAAGAGAAGCGTTTATGAAGATCTGGGATCTTTCTATTTAGTGAACTGTTCAGAAGATTGGTTGATGTGGAACAGAATCGCGGCTAAATATCCGGTTGCTTACCATCCGGAAGTTTTGGCGAAGTATAGAAATCATGAAGCGAACATAACTTCCGCATCCTTTAAAAACAGGAAGAATTTCTTTGATATTTATAATACGATGCTTTATAATATAGCACATTTACCCGAGCATCTCAGAGTAGAATCAGAGAAAGCTTCCAGAAAAAATTTCTCTTTCTATTTTGCTAATCTGGCACATCGTGAATACCATGCCAAACACGATAAAGAGGAGGCGATAATAATAGCCAAAGATGCCTTACGGTTTCAAGTGAATGCTTATTCAGTTAAGTCTTATCTGAAATTGTTGTTTAAAATTGCTACCGGGTATAAATAG
- a CDS encoding aldehyde dehydrogenase (NADP(+)) produces the protein MSIFLQSYSTLKKEYLPETFAISSSAEIEVALEEASAAFIPFAKKTFIERAEFLEAIAEAIMNCGDTLLQIAQEETALPLARLTGERGRTCTQLNLYAKLLREGNWCDAVIDTAMPDRQPLPRADLRRILQPIGPVLVFGASNFPFAYSTAGGDTASALAAGCPVIVKAHESHLGTNAMVAEAVKKAAEKTHMPKGVFATLIGTGPVLGQQLAMDERIKAIGFTGSYKAGMALYTTATQKRKTPIPVYAEMSSINPVVLLPQTLAEKTSVIATALAGSISLGVGQFCTSPGLLFAIDDEAAKTFAQELVNGLKVVAPATMLNPTICHTFYKDKASLANSENIQVLFDGDNEEENYKAAPALMQTTAAHFMLSPALQKEVFGPCSLLVLCKDMNEMQAAIASIEGQLTGSIYGNESELKTNEKLVDSLQQTVGRIIFNNVPTGVEVCNAIVHGGPYPATTDARTTSVGPEAIRRFARPICYQDCPDALLPLYLRNHNEAGIVRLVNGEFTKADIVS, from the coding sequence ATGTCTATTTTTTTACAATCTTATAGCACTTTAAAGAAAGAGTATCTTCCCGAAACCTTTGCTATCAGCTCATCTGCAGAAATAGAAGTAGCGTTAGAGGAAGCATCGGCAGCTTTTATCCCCTTTGCCAAAAAAACATTTATTGAACGGGCTGAATTTTTAGAGGCTATTGCTGAAGCAATTATGAACTGTGGTGATACATTGCTTCAAATAGCACAGGAAGAAACAGCATTGCCATTGGCCCGATTAACGGGAGAACGGGGAAGAACCTGCACACAGTTGAATCTATATGCAAAATTGCTAAGAGAAGGCAATTGGTGTGATGCGGTTATTGATACAGCCATGCCCGATCGCCAGCCCTTGCCTAGGGCTGATCTAAGAAGAATACTGCAACCCATTGGTCCTGTATTGGTATTTGGTGCCAGCAATTTTCCTTTCGCTTATTCAACTGCTGGTGGTGATACCGCATCTGCATTAGCTGCAGGCTGTCCCGTAATTGTGAAAGCACATGAATCACATTTGGGAACCAATGCAATGGTTGCTGAAGCTGTAAAGAAAGCCGCAGAAAAAACCCATATGCCCAAGGGTGTTTTTGCAACACTAATAGGAACAGGTCCTGTATTGGGTCAGCAACTGGCCATGGATGAAAGAATCAAAGCCATTGGGTTTACCGGATCTTATAAAGCAGGAATGGCATTATACACCACTGCTACACAGAAAAGAAAAACGCCCATACCGGTTTATGCTGAAATGAGTAGCATTAATCCGGTTGTATTATTGCCACAAACCCTTGCTGAAAAAACATCAGTGATTGCTACTGCACTTGCAGGATCCATTAGTTTGGGTGTGGGACAGTTTTGTACCAGCCCCGGTTTATTGTTTGCTATTGATGATGAAGCGGCAAAAACTTTTGCGCAGGAATTGGTGAATGGATTAAAAGTAGTTGCGCCCGCCACCATGCTGAATCCAACTATCTGCCATACTTTTTACAAAGACAAAGCAAGCCTGGCTAATTCGGAAAACATTCAAGTGTTGTTTGATGGCGATAATGAAGAAGAAAACTATAAGGCAGCTCCTGCATTGATGCAAACTACCGCTGCTCATTTTATGTTGAGCCCTGCTTTGCAAAAAGAAGTATTTGGTCCTTGCAGTTTATTGGTGCTTTGTAAAGACATGAATGAAATGCAAGCTGCTATTGCTTCTATTGAAGGACAGCTAACCGGATCTATTTATGGTAATGAGTCTGAATTGAAAACGAATGAAAAACTGGTAGACAGTTTGCAGCAGACTGTAGGCAGAATAATTTTTAATAATGTACCAACAGGTGTGGAAGTATGTAATGCCATTGTGCACGGAGGCCCCTATCCAGCAACTACCGATGCAAGAACAACTTCGGTAGGACCTGAAGCCATTCGTCGTTTTGCCAGACCTATTTGTTACCAAGACTGTCCAGATGCATTGTTGCCATTGTATTTGCGCAACCACAATGAAGCGGGTATTGTAAGATTAGTTAATGGAGAGTTTACCAAAGCGGATATAGTATCCTGA
- a CDS encoding DUF6526 family protein, giving the protein MKQQNYKNHSRLLLGWHGITFFLLLAALVGSVANLFHAPAEHHYAAALITILTIVCCLFFAYIRIFALKAQDRAIRAEENLRHFALTGKLLPAQLRISQIIALRFASDEEFPALATKAAAENLSNKEIKLCIQNWRADWYRV; this is encoded by the coding sequence ATGAAACAACAGAATTATAAAAATCATAGTCGTCTCTTATTAGGCTGGCACGGCATAACTTTTTTCCTTCTTCTTGCAGCCCTAGTGGGGTCTGTGGCTAATCTTTTTCATGCTCCTGCCGAACACCATTATGCAGCAGCATTAATTACCATACTTACTATAGTTTGTTGTTTATTCTTTGCCTACATTAGAATCTTTGCCTTAAAAGCACAGGATAGAGCCATCAGAGCCGAAGAAAACCTTCGTCACTTTGCCTTAACTGGTAAATTATTGCCTGCTCAATTACGCATTAGTCAAATCATTGCCTTGCGTTTTGCTTCTGACGAAGAGTTTCCTGCATTGGCCACTAAAGCCGCTGCAGAAAACTTATCGAACAAAGAAATTAAGCTTTGCATCCAGAACTGGAGAGCTGACTGGTACCGCGTATAA
- a CDS encoding dihydrodipicolinate synthase family protein, whose protein sequence is MANPQWKGVYPALLTPFHADESLDGVLFVKNLQAQINAGVDGVIIGGSLGEASTLLNEEKIQLLQIAKKEAGPDFPVIVNIAESTTKAAVSFAKEATAAGADGFMLLPPMRYKSDDAETVAYFKAVANATSKSIMIYNNPVDYKIEVTLDMFASLAECENIQAVKESTRDVSNVTRMINRFGDRFKILCGVDTLALEELCLGADGWIAGLVDAFPRETVAIYRLIKAGRLPEALSIYRWFLPVLELDIHPKLVQYIKVAATLTDIGSPHVRAPRLPLEGEELHRVTKIVEDALNCRPQLPDYLSLNF, encoded by the coding sequence ATGGCCAACCCACAATGGAAAGGAGTATATCCTGCCTTGTTAACCCCCTTTCATGCTGATGAAAGTTTAGATGGGGTTTTGTTTGTTAAGAATCTCCAGGCCCAGATTAATGCAGGCGTTGATGGAGTAATTATAGGTGGTTCTTTGGGTGAAGCGAGTACGCTTTTGAATGAAGAAAAAATTCAATTGTTGCAAATCGCTAAAAAAGAGGCTGGTCCTGATTTCCCAGTTATTGTAAATATTGCAGAATCTACTACCAAAGCTGCTGTTTCTTTTGCAAAAGAGGCAACTGCCGCAGGTGCCGATGGCTTCATGTTATTGCCCCCTATGCGCTATAAATCGGATGACGCTGAAACGGTTGCTTATTTTAAAGCGGTAGCCAATGCCACTTCCAAATCCATAATGATTTATAATAATCCGGTAGACTATAAAATAGAGGTAACATTGGACATGTTTGCTTCTTTGGCAGAATGCGAAAACATTCAGGCGGTAAAAGAATCTACCCGTGATGTATCGAATGTAACACGCATGATAAACAGATTCGGAGATCGATTTAAAATATTATGCGGGGTAGATACACTGGCGTTAGAAGAATTGTGTTTGGGAGCAGATGGTTGGATTGCAGGTTTGGTAGATGCATTTCCCAGAGAAACTGTTGCAATATATAGATTGATTAAAGCCGGCCGCTTACCAGAAGCGCTCAGCATTTATCGCTGGTTTCTTCCTGTACTAGAGCTTGACATTCATCCAAAGCTGGTTCAGTATATTAAAGTGGCTGCAACCCTTACGGATATTGGCTCTCCGCATGTAAGAGCTCCAAGATTACCTTTAGAGGGAGAAGAGTTGCATCGCGTAACCAAGATTGTAGAAGATGCGCTGAACTGCAGACCGCAGTTGCCGGACTATCTTTCACTCAATTTCTAA
- a CDS encoding HAD family hydrolase, with protein sequence MASTAFLFDLNGTIVDDMAYHKKVWYHVLVNDLGANMSFEQVAAEMYGKNSELLDRVFGKGHFSPEQVQEIEMAKERKYQEIYRPVMKPLPGLMDFLEAARSAGIPMAIGSAAIPFNIDFVLDELQIRSYFFSIVSAFDVPVSKPNPDVFLKGAQNLGVAPENCIVFEDAPKGVEAAANAGMKAVAITTMHTEEEFSSYNNIIAYTSDYNTLMHLIR encoded by the coding sequence ATGGCATCCACTGCATTTCTATTTGATTTGAACGGAACAATTGTAGATGATATGGCCTACCATAAAAAAGTATGGTACCATGTATTGGTGAATGATCTGGGAGCCAACATGAGTTTTGAGCAAGTAGCAGCAGAAATGTACGGGAAGAATTCAGAATTATTGGACCGTGTATTTGGCAAAGGACATTTTAGTCCTGAACAAGTGCAGGAAATAGAAATGGCCAAAGAAAGAAAATACCAGGAAATCTATCGTCCCGTTATGAAACCCTTACCTGGTTTAATGGATTTTCTGGAAGCTGCTAGATCTGCTGGAATACCCATGGCAATTGGTTCTGCAGCCATTCCTTTTAATATTGATTTTGTATTGGATGAGTTACAGATCCGGTCTTATTTTTTCAGTATCGTTAGCGCCTTTGATGTGCCGGTAAGTAAACCTAATCCGGATGTGTTTTTAAAAGGAGCCCAGAATCTGGGAGTAGCACCTGAAAACTGTATAGTTTTTGAAGATGCGCCCAAGGGTGTTGAAGCAGCAGCCAATGCAGGCATGAAAGCAGTGGCCATTACTACCATGCATACAGAAGAAGAATTTTCCAGCTATAATAATATCATCGCTTATACTTCCGACTACAATACGCTCATGCATTTAATCCGATAA